The Salvelinus namaycush isolate Seneca chromosome 26, SaNama_1.0, whole genome shotgun sequence genomic sequence GGACAGGTGGGAGGCGGAgctgctccagtacagtaggtggtgtTAATGCACAATAACTTTGGATGCCAGCCACTGATAAACCACATAGAAGTGGCGGGGGcgacaacggtagctagctagccatacaCTGGTAAACAGTGTCCTTCGCCCCCACCTGTCAGGCATTGTTTTCGCACAGTTCTGTTAACGATGGCAGGTGTTCGGCAGgcgggagcgaaggacactgtgtgctagctagTCCTAAGGAGGACTCCAGTACACAGCAGGTGGGAGGCACACCGTTTCACTAACTATCAAGCTAGCTTGTCTCGAGGTATTGctagtctcgaggtattgcttgcctgaggtagagtaccttatgataagctgtcgaccacactatctaccaagagagttctcatctgtattattcgtatttaccaccacaaagtgAAGCTGTCACTAAGACCGCTGTCAatcaactctataaggccataagcaaagaagaaaatgctcacccagaagcggcgctcctagtggccggggactttaatgcaggcaaacttaaatcagttttaccaaatatttatcagcatgtcctcctgattcctgcttacaagcataatcttaagcaggaagtaccagtgactcgctcaatacggaagtgttcaggtgacgcggatgctacactacaggactgttttgctagcacagactggaatatgttccaggattcatccaatgacattgaggaatacaccacctcagtcatcagcttcatcaataagtgcatcgatgacgtcgtccccacagtgactgtacgtgcatatcccaaccagaagccatggattacaggcaacatccgcatcaagctaaaggctagagctgccactttcaaggagcgggagactaatccggacgcttatcagaaatcccgctacgccctcagacgaaccatcaaataagcaaagcgtcaatacaggattaagatcgaatcctactacaccggctctgatgctcgtcggatgtggcagggcttgaaaactattacggactacaaagggaaacccacacgcgagctgcccagtgacgcgagcctaccagacgagctaaatgtcttttatgctcccttcgaggtaagcaacactgaagcatgcacgagagcaccaactgttttggatgactgtgtgataacgctcttggtagccgatgtgaacaaaattttcaaacaggtcaacattcacaaagccactgggccagacggattaccaggacgtgtactcaaagcatgcgcggatcAACTGTCAagacactgacattttcaacctctccctgaccgagtctgaaatacctgaaatgtttgagcagaccaccatagtccctgtgctcaaggaagcgaaggtaacctgcctaaatgattaccgccccggggcactcacgtcggtagccatgaagtgctttgaaaggctggtcatggctcacatcaacagcatcctccaggacaccctagacccactccaatttgcatatcgccccaacatatccacagatgatgcaatctcaaacgcactccacactgccctttctcatctggacaaaaggaacacctatgtgagaatgctgttcattgactacagctcagcgttcaacaccatagtgcccacgaagctaatcactaagctaaggactctgggactaaacacctcccactgcaactggatcctggacttcatgacgggccgcccccaggtggtaagagtaggcaacaacacgtctgccacgctgatccttaacactggggccccacagtggtgtgtacttagtcccctcctgtattccctgttcacccacgactgcgtggccaaacaactccaacaccatcattaagtttgctgacgacacaacagtggtaggcctgatcaccgacaacgatgagatggcctatagggaggaggtcagagaactggcagtgtgatgccaggacaacaacctctccctcaatgtgagcaagacaaaggagctgatcgtggactacaggaaaaggcgggccgaacaggcccccattaacatcaacggggctgtagtggagcgggtcgagagtttcaagttccttggtgtccacatcaccaacgaactatcatggtccaaacacaccaagacagtcgtgccCTTTTtacccccctcaggagactgaaaagatttggcatgtgtccccagatcctcaaaaggttctacagctgcaccatcgagagcatcctgacaggttctATCAtcgcctgatatggcaactgctcggcatctgaccgtaacaCCTTGCCTAAACCGGCTGCGCGcttgcgccatcgtgcgctatcatgcataaatgtattttgcccccccacaccaaacgcgatcacgacacgcaggttaaaatatcaaaacaaactctgaaccaatgacattaatttggggacaggtcgaaaagcattaaacatgtatggtaatttagctagttagcttgcacttgctagctaacgttaatttgtcctatttagctagcttgctgttgctagctaatttgtcctgggatataaacattgagtttttattttacctgaattgcacaaggatctctactccgacaattaatccacacataaaacggccaaccgaatcgtttctagtcatctctcctccttccaggctttttcattgtttaaattatatggtgatcgcatctcaactttcattgtattaccacgactaccggcaaaacagtttgtctttctatcacccacgtgggtataaccaatgaagAGATGGCACGtcggtacctgcttctataaaccaatgaggagatgggagaggcaggacttgtagcgcgatctgcgtcagaaataggaatgagttctaatttagcccttggcgtcgcagacgctcgttggccgtgcgagcagtgtgggtgcaataattgaataacatggatttctaaatttattttgcgacgctcgcgcacgcgacgtgtccggtctggtcagcatgtaaggcgctacagagggagtgcgaacggcccagtacatcactggggccaagcttcctgccatccaggacctatataataggcggtgtcagtggaaagcccataaaattatcagagactccagtcacccaagttatagactgtttccTCTGCTACcatatggcaagcggtaccggacagccaagtctaggaccaaaaggctcctcaacagcttctacccccaagccattagactgctgaacaattcataaaaatcgccaccggacaatttacattgacccccccacccatacactgctgctactccctgtttgtttgggggcctgttcggcccgccttttcctgtaccTCCTCTGTCTGCTTTTCTTACTCTCTTAACTTTTTCTTCTGCTCCAATCTTTCTCCTCTTTTCTTCACTCGTCTTCCTTCTATTTACCATTCCACCTCACTCTTATACACTCTCCTCGCTTCACTCTTTTTACACCCTTCATTtttccttctccttcctctccaatgtttaataataaatagtacaCTATTAGATAAAAAACTTTGGTTAACAGATTCCCATTGGTTGGAATAATACATTTGCAGGCTTTGTAATCATATCTTtacttttcctcctctctctttcactcttcttTCTAtcgtcttcctcctctccactctatCAGAAAATATTATGCTAATGTTATCCATGAaaatttcaaaatatattttcacactaatgtaaactcactcacttttgtacatcgccttggtccgtacaatttacCTTATTTTAGCGGCCCAAatacgtaatacttccagatcaactgtaatgtcaatatcattgtaaagcacaatttctcccctttcaaACAAAATCAATGACATGAGctccacgctgcccgtttctgcataattcaacaaggcaatgagctccatcgggtctttttaaaaatggcgggtggggaagcgaaactaatgcgtgatagtgagaaggacagTTATCGTGTGGGAAaactgctttttttcactcgatctgtccaacttatcccCCTTATTGCCTCTACAATGTAAacaaaacactataaagagtttatataatgtatcattacatacctatttgaagggttttcagggcggtgctaaagtgatcttcagaaggtaacagcggctttgagagtcatgatcgcatgcagtgatgacgcaaaaaatgactaggtatcccccccttacccccgtcactgtccatttcttgtttttaaacgatgagcgAAGTGCTACACCTGTAatggagggtccgttttttcaacttttctccaatactatagagccattaccatgtcgatcaacgcttgaatagaaacgtagttcacaccccagattttgaagtcaacacagtcgctacagtcccattcgttttctttgcaggctcgtttgaatgtcgcggttgcgcacatttgtacggaatggggtgagtttacgttacttaTTATAATGCCAAACCATTAAAATTGTAATCTACAAATAAATATTAAATATTCTCATAATTAATTGTGCATTCATTTAATATAATCATGTTTACATGTGAACGTTGTTTAACCTAGCTACCaagacagtagctagctaacctagctagaTAACTTAGTCgacatagctaatgttagctagcataacCTATTTAAAACCTTATAGAGCAGATCATCTATCTATATAATAAATTGTGACATTTTAACATCACTAGCTAGTATCTCAAACGATTGTAACTTACCTGGCTTGAAAAGACGTttgtggtgatgttgtggattCACTTGACACTTGCTAGCTTCTGGCCGAGTTTTCCACAGCAGTTTTCTCTAAAACTAGCGGGAGCAAGTAGTTagtagaagaagaagagtgaATGAAGCTGCTATAGCGAGCAGCCTCCTCTGCTGGACGAAACAAGCACAACGCGATTGAGAAGTCAACTGGTAGGCTCTACTGCCCGGTCTTTCTTGCCACGTAAAATATTATTTCACTTTGCAGTCTGTTTTTAATGCACTGTAAAAAACAGGGACATTTCCGAggacaggccaccaaaaacggggACTGTCCCCGGAAAACGGGGATGTCTGGTCACCCTATCCTATAAGTACTATTTTAATAGTAATGTGTTAACAGCCAATGTGTATTATATGACTGTTGCCTCCTGTTTAAGTTTATTGCAATTACGTTTGttttttattataattattagGTGGAAGTTGCTAGCTACGGTGGTATCTTTAACCTAGCCTAGATTTTAGCCAGCTGCTCTGCAGTGCAAGCTAGCTTGACTTGCTATAAAGGTAGAGAAACAAGTTGAGGAAAAAGTAactaaacaaaacatgttttattattacCAGAAACAATATATTTATCCTGTCTTGAATGAACAGATCATATTTTGCAATCTTCTAAAATAAATTTGATCTCTGACAAGAGACAGGCTCTACTCCAGCTTGAATTACAAACTCTACACTTTTCAGTCAAGACTCCGTGAAGATGAAAGATTAAATACGTCACGTAAACAGGGCataagtttctgagtgacagagtgagggctttgcataggagCTTTGTTGCGTTTTGTTGTGGGACTAGAAAAAAATGCCTGGAACGGGCAcctctaatgtaactctatggcagcacccaaggggctagaattttctagctctacccgtagattttgtggtgatgtagtgtccccatgactGACAAAACACTGAACCAATCACGACGCAACTAGAGAACCTTAACAAACCctacgctccatattttctgctggctgccccaccaccacagaaagccctgagctaggctgaaacacctgcattttggagctgccttacatgctgaccagaccgctcgtgcgcatgcatgcatgcaccaTCGTgcacatgttgattttgtccacccacaccagacacaatcaggacacgcaggttgaaatatcaaacaaactctgaaccaactatattaatttggggacaggtcaaaaagcattaaacatttatggcaatttagctagctagcttggtgttgctagctaatttgtcctgtgatataaacattgggttattattttacctgaaatgcacaaggtcctctactccgacaattaatccacagataaaagggtaaaccgagttcatttctagtcatctctcctccttcagagctcttcttcttctttggactttatattgcGGTTAGCAagcaactttaaggtgcattgtCACCACCAACTGGTCTGGAATGTGGACCTCAggtcatctttcaatcacccatgtgggtatatgctcctaaaaaccaatgaggagatgggagaggcgggacttgcagcgcatcaagtgtcacaaatagaaccaagttctattttatcGCCTGGCTACACAGACACTCGTTGActcgcgcgagcagtgtgggttcaatgattgaataacatgtatgtgtaaaatTATTTTGCAAAGCTCGAGGACGTGacacgagcggtgtggtcagcatgttactcaagaaagcaaaaaaagagaccatgtttgtctGCAGCTTTATTATCTCAATGactatgttatttttttttttttacattgtttgcaaactgacatGACTTAAAACAGGTGGggcacctgccctgaatgacaggtcgccactggTAGGATTACAGGATATCATGCAACATTAGGAGGCAACGTTTATCATATTTATTTAAGAGGAAATAGGCCAATAGCCTATAGTAATTTTTATAGCAGTAGCCCCCGCTCGGAAACCAAATTTAAAGAAAATACTATTacaatcagattttaaaaaacagattaaaatataccttatggaacagcggggactgtgaagaaatatacacaaaggtacagacacacgcatacgcacacaaccgctagcacacacactctccacacaTGTACATTGTAaaattgttgtatggtggtattatacattttgtaatgTAGATATgcagtggtgtaataatgtggtatgatgtactgttttaccttttgttttatatttaatgtaagtgccttaatgtgtttggaccacaggaagagCAGTGGGTATCCCTAATAAATGTAAATACAAGCTAGTATAAGATACCATTTTAATGAAAGTATAGGCTAATATTCAACATTTCAGATGCTCACTCTATTCCAACGAGATACAGTGTGCAATAGTACAATTTAAATTTCACAAGGGATTGTTTATAATATTAAAACTGTCAGCTGAATCATGTTTAACCCTGTGCCCATCATTTCAGCTGCTAAGATCATTTTTTCATTAGCTTGTATATGCTATAGATATCTTTTTTTTATGACATTATTAGAAACATTTTAGACATGCACGCTCATAAGTAGCCTAGCTCATAACGCTACTATATTGTATGTGGTCAGTTTGTGTAATTAACAGCTTTTTTTCTCGCAATACAAGGAGGGTATGTCATTATTGCAATGTTCAGAGCATTTTATGTTGTATTCTCTCTCAAAAATCGATGCATTTAAAAATCTTACAAATGGTTGAACATCAAACAAAAATGCTTGGATTTATTACCGTAATATTAAGGATGTTCATATGTTAAAATTCTAAAAAGAAATCTGATAGAAACTCCCTTTAGCCCATGCATACACCAATCTAATACGTATTATCAATGAGGGGGATCAAGGAAGTGCACACCTAGGGGAGAAGGGTAATTAGAATGCAGCCTTTGTAAGTCTCACTCAATACCAGCTTGTTCATTTTCACTTGTGACAGGAAAAGTGGAAGCTGAGGAGGAACACGTGGACAGGCAATCTGACTGGTCTGTTAGGatggagaagttgctctcagattCGCTGACGCTGCCAGTTTGGGGAACCAGACTGTACTCACGAACAGGACAGGCAAACTCAGTGAAGTTAGGCTGGAAGCAAATGTCCTTGGAGATGGGAAGCCAGGCCTTTAAAGGTAAAGGTTACATGTAATATGTGAGATATAAGATGGGATTTAAACTGTAGATAACAGTAATAGAGAAACAAAGATTATAATGAAGTGCAATGCATGGGACCAGGGATAAATATTACCTCTACATTCTCATCTAGGTTCTTGCCTGGATTAGGCACAATGGGAATGAGGATGAATCTCAGTCGTTCTCTACAAAGAGATAGGGTTAGTTCAAAATCAGAGTATCACTTTTTTTCAGAGGAAGAATGGAGGAGACTTTGATTTTTTTATAATGTAAACTATACCCCTTGATTTTAGTCTTTATTTGGGGTGTAAGTGTGGTGTTAACTTCTGTTGGCAAACCCACCTTTCCCTGTAGACCAGCATGCAGGCCAATATGAAGAGTGTCATGGTACCCACTAATGACAGTACTGGCTTCCACACAGACATTGAGCTGCCAGATATGTCTAGGCCAAAGAGAAAGGTTGACATGACAAAGTCCTGACAGAAGTCTGAGCACAACTTTATAACCATAAAGCAAAGCAGAGATTTTGTATGTATTTACCTGTGAAGTTATTTCCCTTCATGGAATCCCATTGAATGGGCTGACTCCATTCACTCCAGAACTTGGACTCGCCACACATGTCGTTTACTCGTGCTCTCACTTGAAACTCATAACGACTGCTCTTTAACGGAAAAGCCACAGCATACTTCTGTTCCTTGCTTGGAGTAGATGTCTGAAGAAAGGAAcaaagagagagtggaggagagagagatagtttttTCAAACATTTGTCCAGTATTTTGTTGAAAAATGACCAGTAGGCTACAGTGTCCAAACAGTGGTCCAACTCCTGAGTCCTGACCCATCCCCACCTTCCACTTCTCGCTGTTTATTCTGTAGCGAACTTCACTCTCAATGCAGTAGGTGTTCTTGCTGTTGTTCCAGTACAGATTCAGCTCTGGGTCTTTGTTCATCTCAACTGACAGGTTAACAGGAGGGTAAAGC encodes the following:
- the LOC120021469 gene encoding cytokine receptor common subunit gamma-like → MKMVGSWLFLLISLQGYEAPSTPNVNCLIINLDYVNCIWSEQRIPEVNFTFFSNRFIKDNMEECTTYLQEKSYSVGCRLSYDKSDRFRTLTTKLVHQNNSYVQTHNLKSMVKLYPPVNLSVEMNKDPELNLYWNNSKNTYCIESEVRYRINSEKWKTSTPSKEQKYAVAFPLKSSRYEFQVRARVNDMCGESKFWSEWSQPIQWDSMKGNNFTDISGSSMSVWKPVLSLVGTMTLFILACMLVYRERERLRFILIPIVPNPGKNLDENVEAWLPISKDICFQPNFTEFACPVREYSLVPQTGSVSESESNFSILTDQSDCLSTCSSSASTFPVTSENEQAGIE